The Peromyscus eremicus chromosome 2, PerEre_H2_v1, whole genome shotgun sequence genome includes the window tcttttcaGTTTATTGCATGAAGGAGTTACACTAGTCCAAGTTAAAAGCGGACCCCAAATGATTACATTATACAAGCTGTGAGGTTTTTAAACTCGTGACAAAGGACAGAAGGGAAATTCTACTCATTGCAAGGAAATCCTCACTTAAGCTTCAGAGAGTCACAAGCACTTAAAACCCATGGACCTTCAGCTGGTCGTCCTTAGCCAGTCCAATCTCTATCAGGAACTGGCATATGTTCTTGCGCTGGTCACCCTGTAGCTGAATTACTTCTCCATATTCTGGATGCTCAATTACAGTACCATTGCAGGCAAATTTCTTCTTAAACGCCTTCACTAGTTTCTTTTTATCGTAATCATCAGCGATCCCTTGGACAGTAGTAAGGGTCTTCCTGCCGTTTCTCTTTTGAATTCTTATATGGATATAATCCTCAGTGCCAGCAGGAAGCAGGTCATCACCCTTACTTGCATCAGCAAAGGGGTCGAAAGAGTGGAGGTTCTGGATAGCGGACATACGATATGATTCCTTTTCCTCGGTGGAAACGGCCTGCGGAAGGCGGCTGCGGGAGAAGGCGGGCGGGTGGGACGGAGCGTCGGGAAGCGAGGGGGCTCGAGGGGGAGGCAGCTGAGTCCTCGGCGGCGGCTCAGTGACTGGGGCCGCATAATACCTTTTAAGATACTTTAACAAGCAAGGATAAGTACCTTGAGTTCAGATTTCCAACACTCATGTAAAAGCTGGACATTGTGGCACTTTTGCAAATAACTCCAGCTTTTGGGGCAGGGACAGGGGGTGGtagtggtgtatgtgtatggaggagcgcagagacaggcagatcctggaggcttgctggtcagctagTCTATCTGAAACAGTAAGCTTCAGATTTAATCAGAGACACTCTCAAAGAATAAGGAAGAGAGCAGTAGAGGACAATACCTGATGTTCATCTTTGGCTTCAGCACTCACATTCTTGAGCAAGTGTTCATGTGTTTACACATGTGTACACCCCCCACCCCgacattttaaattaatgttacAGGAAAGCCATACAGCAaagcatatatttatttataggaGGTGTGcatgtttgtttatatattgtgACTCACTTCAAAATGAATagcctataaaataaaatagtatttgcTTTGCTCAGATTTCATTTTGAATAAGGGAATTTATGCTTCACTTCTTAGATTATACAGATTGTAAGATGAGGGCCACAGTGCTGCTGAGAGAAGGTGGCAGGAATGGAGTATGGGTCTAGCTGCTTTAAGGAGGTTATTAAGGGCAGCTCTTGAAGAGGTGACATTGGAGAAGGCCTTAAGCAGGTGAGGAACCATGCAGAGATCTGGGGATAGAGCATTGAAGGCAGAGGGAACATCAGTGCAGAAGTCTCCAGATAGGAGCTTGCTGCTGTAGTCAAGGAGCAGTAGAAAGAGCAGCAgtactgagaaagagaaagagaagcaagggCCAGGGCAGAGGTCCCTGTGGGCCACTTTAATCCTTCTGGCTGTCATTCTGCACATAATGGGAACTTCAGCTGTCAGCATCACACCTCTAGGTTACAAAGAACTCTCTGGCCACGGTGTAGTTACACTGTTACCATGAAGAGTAGAAGCTAGGAGACCGCTTTGGAGGTCTTTGTGGTAATCTGTGTGAAACAGGATGGGGTTTTGGGTTAGGATGCCAGTGGTAGAGGCAACCAAGAGTGGTTGGATTTGGATTTTGTGATTTGATGCATACTGAGAGATGCAAGTTTTATTACAAGTTAAAACTAGCTCAAGGGAACTATAAATCAGTGTTGAGAATGCCTTTCTGTTCAGAATGTTTGTACATGATGTATCTTTGAAATTCCTTAAGCTTGAGAGTGGAACTAGGCAAGGTAAGGGACAAGACTTTGCTGTATTGTGAATTCAGCTGAtactgcagtggttctcaacatatgGGTTGCCACTCcaaggggtcacatatcagatatttacattatagttcataacagtagcaaaattacagttatgaagaagcaatgaaattTATGGTTGTAGGTCACTACATGTGAAGAActatgtattaaagggttgcagcattaggaaggttgagaaccactgtgttaatgGAACAAGGAAGACTCCGTGATAGCAGCTGTGTAAATTTCTCATCTGTAATGGTCGTTTATTTAATGTAAAAGGTGTGTCTGTAGACTGTATGCTTGGATAAGTAATATGCTGAAATCTGGCGTTCAGTGTGATTGTGTTCAACTAGACCTGTTTAATATTAAGTGTGAAATAGGTTGCAGAGGTAATAAGGAATGCAGTGGGTGCCTATCTGCTGTTATGGAAATCCATTAGCAACTTTGGCTGTGCTTGGCTGCCTTTCATTGTTACGCTTTATGGTTCATTCAAAAGCTGTATGTTAAATGACATCCATTCTACAGTGGTTTCTCAAGGCCTTACAAACAGTGAGGTTGTATTATGAGTAAACATATGTTTATTCCACATTAGTGATGGCTGTTATAGAGGTCATGGTTTGTCTTGGGTCTGTTCCCCAGCTTAGGAATGGATGTAGAGAAAGGCCTTGggtaatgttcttttttttttttttttttttaaacatttatttattatgtatacagtgttctgtctgcatgtatgcctgaataACAGAAGAGGGCGCTacatttcattacagatggttgtgagtcaccatgtggttgctgggaattgaactcaggacctctggaagagttcttaacctctgaaccatctctccagcaggtAATGTTCTTGAGCTAGAAGAACTACACTGGCTGATATAAGTGCTTGACTCTGATGGCCACTGTTCTTTGCTGCTTTAGCTAGAGGGAGACATTGAGTTAGTCCTGGTAGTTTATAAaggggtgctgtgggatatctttctgtatgctgtgaatatgtgttgctctgattggttgataaataaagctgtttggcctatggcaaggcagcttagaggcaggcaggaaatccaggagagagacaggaagaagaaaggagaggctgAGGAGATGCTATCCCACCcttcagggagcatcatgtaatggcacacaggtaaagccacagaacatgtggcaatatatagattaataaaaatgggctgagtttagttataagacctagctagcaagaaaattgagccataggctatggccatgcaatttgtaattgatataagcctctgtgtgtttacttgagtctgagcagctgcaggacagggtgggacacaggaaaacttccagctacaaaggGGTGCTGTGAAAAGTGGATGAAgatatttgtggtggtttgaaagaaaatggcccacaaagggagtggcactgttaggaggtgtggccttgttggaggaagtgtaccaTTGTGAGGGTGCGcgttgaggtctttttctcaagctttacTCAGTGTGAcaatcagttgacttcctgttgccagtCAAGatataaggactctcagctccagcaccatatctgcctgcatgctccctgacatgatgttaatggactgaatctctgaaactgttaagggagcccccccacccccaccccccattaaatgtttctttataagagttgccatggccgggcggtggtggtgcacgcctttaatcccagcactcgggaggcagagccaggcggatctctgtgagttcgaggccagcctgggctaccaagtgagttccaggagaggcgcaaagctacacagagaaaccctgtccccaaaaaacaaaaacaaaaaaacccccaaaaccaaaaaccaaaaaaacaaaaacaaaacaaaacaaaacaaaaaaagagttgctatgatcatggtgtcttttcacagcaaaaaAAGCATAGAAACCTAAGTAAGACAGTATTCTAGACCATTAAATTGAAGTgatcctctctcctcttcatctcctcctcctcttctttcttgtcttttcaaAGTTGGTTTGGGGAGTACAAAATGTAAACTTTTGGCACTTGCTCTTTGCAAAACATCAAGTCATGGTATtaatctcccccaccccccacaatttctctgtgtaacacctctgactgtcctggaacttgatctgtgtatcatgctggccttgaactcacagagatctgccagcctctgcctcccaagtgctggtattaaaggtgtgcaccaccactgcccagtgtaaGATAGAATTTTTAGAAGCTTCTTTCCTATAGTCATTTAAAGCTTGATAAGAAGATTTAGAAACCTTAATAGCTTGCTTTGTTAATCTGATGAATATTGTGAACCTCTTTCCAGaaaaatacacatgcatgttCAATTAAAACAATTTGTCATATTTAATAGCTAATATTTGCAAGACATAGTTTACAATGTTAAGATATACTAATGACCAAAGTAGGGAAGAGGGCCAGGAAGATGGTTTGGCAGGTAAAGGAGTTGACTTTGTaagtctggcaacctgagtttaatccctggaatcTCTGAAAAGGTTTTGAGAACCAAGTCCactggttgtcctctggcctccacatgtgtgccatggcacacgcATATCCACCTACATatcatatatacaataaatagaataaaaacctATGCCAAAATATGGGATAAAACAGCAAAAAAATAGTAGAAAGGAAACATAAACTCTGAAGCCTGGCTTTCTGGAGCTTATTATATTCTGGTAGAATTAGTAAGGAGAAAGCAATAAGTAAGAATATTACCTATATGTAGGAATttgataaatattataaaaatagagTATTTAAGAAAGTTTAGAAGTAGGAGAAGGGAGGTAGTTGAAGCTTAAAATAGTTCTTCTAGAAAGGGTCATGtaacacgaattgttagaaggtcttaataataaaatcaacaccccccccccacccccccacccccccccccccccccgtattggggtaaattctgaaagatcagagagacagaacaagccacagctacctcaccttgccaattcctcagctgatcctgtttcctcagactggaaacctctgtgtcttcatccaaatggatctcagctgaactgagaTTTTAAGCCTAAAATCTTaaacagctctagttcctggttttcatgccttatatacctttctgctttctgacatcacttcctgggattaaaggtgtgagtcaccatgcttggctgtttccagggtgactttgaactcacagagatccagatggatctctgccgtaggaatgttaggattaaaggtgtgtgtgccaccattttctggcctctatgtctatctagtggctcttctgtcctctgaccccagataagtttattaggatacacaatatattgggggacacaatatatcaccacagggtcaTATTTAACAAAAGGTGAAATGGTATAGGGGTTGGTCCTGCTTACTTACTGAAGATTGAACATTTCAGGCAGAGGGAAATGGTCAGTGGGAAGGTCCTAAGGAAGGCCCAGAGAAGTCAACACATGAGAGGAGAATGAGCAAGGGAAAGAGTATATTATCATTTTTCAGGTGCCAGAATGTTATTGTCTCGGACCTGGAGGCCAGAGTTAGAAATCCAAGTGTCAGCCGtgcggtggcggtgcacgcctttaatcccagcactcgggaggcagagccaggcggatctctgtgagttcgaggccagcctgggctaccaagtgagttccaggaaaggtgcaaagctacacagagaaaccctgtctcaaaaaacaaaaaacaaaaaacaaaaaacaacaacaaaaaaaagaaatccaagtgtctgcagaggtttttttttttttttttttttttttttgagccaagAGAGGAGTCTGTTCTAAGCTTCTCTCTGGCCTTGTCAGGACATTTACTGTTGTATTAATGGTTCACTCCAGCCAGATGTTCTTGTCTTGACCTACTTATATGTGCAAGGACAACCTTTACAAAATAGGACACATTTacagaagttcagggtcaggACTCTTTTGGAGGACCAATATTTAGCCTCTGTCATCTGACTTGTCACCTAAGACAGATACAAAATATGCTATGTACTGGGAAGGTGGTAGGAGCTAGTAGCTAGGTTTCTGGTGTTCCTAGGGGCCATTAAAAGAATGGACATGCtataatttgtttattatgtatacagtgttctgtctgcatgccagaagagggtgccagatatcattacagatggttgtgagccaccatgtggttgttgggaattgaactcatgacctctggaagagcagctagtgctcttaaccgttgagccatctctccagccctataatttgtattttaaaaggaaCAGTAGACATAAGGAGAGGCTATAGGAGTAACAAACCACGTGAAGAATGGTTGTGGCATAAATCAGGGTGGTGGTAGTGTGGTTTGTGAAATGTTTGACTTCTGAATGCATTCAAAGCACAGTTAATAGTAATTTCTGATGGATTTTGATGTAGAATGGGGGAAGAGGGGTCAAATGTGAGTCTCAAGTTTTGGTATTTAGCTATTTTGCAGGTTACAAACTGACCTGGGGTGGACTGATTTAGATGCCCTTGActagattttaatttaaaattttctaattttaaattggatggaattgtgcacactacAGTTTGGAACACTGAATCAGGATTCCCTTGAGCACAGGAGTCAAGTCTGGGCAACCTAGTACAACCCTGTccaaaaatcataaaattaaataaataaaaaggcttACTTTTGGCCACATTACGTTTAACATTAATGGCAGATACCCAGCTGGAGCTGCTGAGTAGATATTAAAGAGAATCTGGAATTCAAATGAGAAACTTGAATGGGAGATGTGCAGTTGGGACTTCATGGCAAATGTCATTCAAACTGGGAAATTGGAAGATAGAGTAATCATAGCATGTGTATGGAGCTATAAAAAACAAGTCCTTGGAATATTAAAATCAGCAACACAAATCAAGATGAGGTTAGCAAAGGAGGAAAACAAAAGATTGTAGACTATAGTCTGTCAAATCATACAAGACAGACATTTTCAAAGACTGCTAAATCAGGACAGATTTGGACTGAGAATTGGATTGATAGATGGGATATAGTGGTGTGTGGGACTCAGAGAGGATCTCTCGGCAAGATTATATCAGTGGAGTACTTGGACTAAGAACCTTAATGGGCTGGGTGGtgatggagcatgcctttaaccccagcactcaggaggcagaggcaggcagatctctgtgagtttgaggccagcctggactacagagtgagttccaggacagccagagctacacagagaaaccctgtctggggtggggagggtgggggagttGGGGGAGCAGAACCTTACTGCAGTGGGTTAAAAGTGGATGTGAGCTGTGAAGAGAATAGAGAGCAAGGCTGGCTGGAGCCAGTAGAAATTTGGTGGagaccttttgtttgttttgttttcgagacaaggttgcTTTGTGCAGTTTTGATGCTTTTcctagagct containing:
- the LOC131904331 gene encoding eukaryotic translation initiation factor 1-like, translating into MSAIQNLHSFDPFADASKGDDLLPAGTEDYIHIRIQKRNGRKTLTTVQGIADDYDKKKLVKAFKKKFACNGTVIEHPEYGEVIQLQGDQRKNICQFLIEIGLAKDDQLKVHGF